In one Nitrospira sp. CR1.1 genomic region, the following are encoded:
- a CDS encoding mechanosensitive ion channel produces MKSCLGRCLYLCYALFLPSVALAQAPAPPPQLSTDTSTGQSHEAPVVYLGETLFVLHKKVGSFTPQQRARAIQRRLEQAASNPFSDAKEITAVETEHGTDIAIDGLALLTVTEEDARPLGRNRQELAQEYTGKLRNALRRAQDELSTEMLLTDVALAVAATAVFVAILLVLHKLFPKLYRRIEQWQDTHIKAIKIQRVEVFSARTLTQQVIAAARTLRFLLTIMILYVYLTTVLGLFPWTRHLATTLVQAVVTTLSTIAETFLSALPNLMAIIVIALVTRYIITLFRIMFNGIQRGAITFAGFHRDWANPTYKIVRFLIIAFAAMAIFPYIPGSQSEAFRGVSVFLGVLFSLGSAGAVSNAIAGIILTYMRPFQISDRVKIADTVGDVTEKTLLVTRIRTIKNVDITIPNSLVLGAHIINYSSTSLTAPPLILNTSVTLGYDAPWRTVHELLKKSALATRNILSDPEPFVLQTALNDFYVVYELNAYTGAPNKMAGTYSDLHQNIQDTFNEAGVEIMSPHYAQVRDGNKTTIPESYVSPTYQAPAFRVAPLDSLLGKPAPGGASPTSPTP; encoded by the coding sequence ATGAAGTCCTGTCTGGGACGGTGCCTATATCTGTGTTACGCGCTCTTCCTCCCGAGCGTGGCCCTTGCTCAAGCGCCAGCCCCCCCTCCGCAACTTTCCACGGACACATCCACGGGGCAGAGCCACGAGGCGCCTGTGGTCTACCTTGGAGAAACCCTCTTCGTCTTGCATAAAAAGGTTGGCTCCTTCACGCCCCAGCAACGCGCCCGCGCCATTCAGCGCCGACTCGAACAAGCCGCGAGCAACCCGTTCAGCGACGCCAAGGAGATCACCGCCGTTGAAACCGAACACGGAACCGACATCGCCATCGACGGTCTCGCGTTGTTGACCGTGACCGAAGAAGATGCCAGACCCTTGGGTCGGAATCGACAGGAGTTGGCGCAGGAATACACGGGCAAACTACGAAACGCGCTGCGCCGGGCGCAAGACGAGCTGAGCACAGAGATGCTGCTCACGGATGTCGCGCTGGCAGTGGCAGCCACCGCCGTCTTCGTCGCGATCCTGCTCGTGCTCCATAAGCTCTTTCCGAAGCTCTACCGCCGTATCGAGCAATGGCAGGACACGCACATTAAGGCGATCAAGATCCAGCGGGTGGAAGTCTTCTCCGCCCGCACACTTACCCAGCAGGTCATCGCCGCCGCCAGAACCCTGCGGTTCCTGCTGACGATCATGATCCTCTATGTGTACCTCACCACCGTGCTGGGGCTGTTCCCCTGGACACGGCACCTCGCCACAACCCTCGTACAGGCTGTGGTGACGACGCTCTCCACCATCGCCGAAACCTTCCTGAGCGCGCTGCCCAACCTTATGGCGATCATCGTCATCGCCCTGGTGACGCGATATATCATCACGTTGTTCAGAATCATGTTCAATGGGATCCAGCGCGGCGCGATCACCTTCGCCGGCTTCCATCGCGATTGGGCCAATCCGACATACAAGATTGTCCGTTTCCTGATCATCGCCTTCGCGGCCATGGCCATCTTTCCCTACATCCCCGGCTCTCAATCGGAAGCGTTCCGAGGCGTCTCGGTGTTTCTCGGAGTCTTGTTCTCTCTCGGCTCTGCCGGTGCCGTCAGCAACGCAATCGCCGGCATTATCCTGACGTATATGCGGCCCTTTCAAATCAGCGACCGAGTGAAAATCGCCGATACTGTCGGAGACGTGACGGAGAAGACCCTGCTCGTGACCCGAATTCGGACCATCAAAAATGTCGACATCACCATTCCCAATTCCCTCGTGCTCGGCGCGCACATCATCAACTACAGCTCCACGTCGTTGACGGCGCCTCCGTTGATCCTTAACACCTCCGTCACCCTCGGCTACGATGCCCCGTGGCGGACCGTCCATGAGCTGCTCAAGAAATCGGCGCTGGCCACGAGAAATATCCTTTCGGACCCGGAGCCGTTCGTGCTGCAGACGGCGCTCAATGACTTTTATGTCGTCTATGAGTTGAATGCGTATACGGGCGCCCCAAACAAGATGGCCGGCACCTACTCGGATCTCCACCAGAACATTCAGGATACCTTCAATGAAGCCGGTGTAGAAATTATGTCTCCGCACTATGCCCAAGTGCGCGACGGCAACAAAACCACGATTCCAGAGTCGTACGTATCGCCTACCTACCAGGCGCCGGCCTTTCGCGTCGCACCGTTGGATAGCCTCCTGGGCAAGCCCGCACCCGGCGGGGCTTCACCAACATCCCCGACGCCATGA
- a CDS encoding outer membrane beta-barrel protein, with protein MSEPGYRAGGARHLSSPSQPSERAAWRTRARRVLIASLRLWAYLAVGLPSVAATADSSSDAADWHAGAFLDVSYALNFNFPENHLWRSKSTTPRVNELAPNVAMGYVRKDATNASRWGLELGLQAGYDTNALVPSPNPGRDKPVDGADTLRHISRANVSYLAPIGNGLTITAGLFNSYIGYQSFYAINNLNYTRSYMADNAPYFMFGLAAQYPVTDRLQINLYAINGYNYLSHPNNQFSYGTQVAYRLNDEWTVTENLYYGPDQSDTSLQFWRFFSDSIIEWKRDRLTLAFAYDLGTENAADQTGHPRTFWTAAAFYARWNVSGPWSLALRPEFYWDRNGRISGSEQLLKALTTTLEYRWAGTPRSAVIRLEHRYDESTGIEGGFFKRGDITPGVIGLAREQHLLLMSLILAFDS; from the coding sequence ATGAGCGAACCAGGATACAGGGCAGGAGGGGCTCGACACCTATCATCTCCCAGTCAGCCTTCCGAGCGTGCCGCGTGGCGAACACGAGCACGTCGCGTGCTCATCGCCTCGCTGCGGCTGTGGGCATACCTAGCCGTCGGCCTTCCGTCCGTCGCGGCGACGGCCGACTCCTCGTCTGACGCGGCAGATTGGCACGCTGGCGCGTTTCTAGACGTGAGCTACGCGCTGAACTTCAACTTCCCGGAAAACCATCTCTGGCGAAGCAAGAGCACCACACCACGAGTCAATGAATTGGCCCCGAACGTGGCGATGGGCTATGTGCGCAAGGATGCGACGAACGCATCCCGCTGGGGGCTGGAGTTGGGATTGCAAGCCGGGTATGACACGAACGCCCTGGTGCCGTCTCCGAACCCCGGGCGCGACAAGCCGGTGGACGGGGCGGATACACTCCGCCACATTTCACGGGCCAATGTCTCCTATCTGGCGCCGATCGGCAACGGACTCACCATCACGGCCGGCCTGTTCAATAGCTACATCGGATACCAGTCGTTTTACGCCATCAACAACCTGAACTATACGCGAAGCTACATGGCCGACAATGCCCCCTATTTCATGTTCGGCCTGGCGGCCCAATACCCTGTGACCGATCGTCTGCAAATCAATCTGTATGCCATCAACGGCTACAATTATCTTTCCCATCCGAACAATCAATTCAGCTATGGCACACAAGTCGCCTACCGGTTGAATGACGAATGGACCGTCACGGAAAACCTCTACTACGGACCAGACCAGTCCGATACGTCCCTCCAATTCTGGCGGTTCTTCTCCGACAGCATCATCGAGTGGAAACGCGACCGGCTGACCCTGGCATTCGCCTATGACCTCGGTACGGAGAATGCCGCCGACCAGACCGGTCATCCGCGCACCTTTTGGACGGCAGCGGCCTTCTATGCCCGGTGGAACGTCTCCGGGCCCTGGAGCCTTGCCCTGCGGCCTGAATTCTATTGGGATCGTAATGGACGAATCTCCGGATCAGAACAGCTCCTGAAAGCACTGACCACCACCCTCGAGTACAGGTGGGCCGGAACACCCCGGAGCGCGGTGATCCGCTTGGAGCATCGATATGATGAGTCCACCGGAATCGAGGGAGGATTCTTCAAACGAGGGGATATCACTCCGGGCGTCATCGGACTCGCGCGCGAGCAGCATCTGCTACTGATGTCGCTGATCCTGGCCTTCGATTCGTGA
- the lipA gene encoding lipoyl synthase: protein MNFIHIDSRHPSEAQQPSAPPSRRLPPWFKVRLQTGPDYHDIRRTMDRLKLHTICEEARCPNVWECWNARTATFLILGDICTRRCHYCSVATGRPHAVDHEEPLRVAEAIQALRLRHAVITSVNRDELEDGGASVFADTIRQIRRLIPSCTIEVLIPDFEGNEAALAAVAAERPDILNHNIETVKRLFPSIRPQGKYQRSIELLRRAKQMGMTTKSGLIVGMGESTEETREVMRDLRLVDCDIMTIGQYLQPTKEHLPVARFYHPDEFAALKTEGLALGFRHVESGPLVRSSYHAEQQVSGC, encoded by the coding sequence ATGAACTTCATTCACATCGATTCGCGCCACCCCTCTGAAGCGCAGCAGCCGTCAGCGCCTCCCTCACGCCGCCTGCCGCCCTGGTTTAAGGTCCGGCTGCAGACCGGTCCGGACTATCACGACATCCGCCGCACGATGGACCGGCTCAAGCTGCACACGATCTGCGAGGAGGCGCGTTGCCCGAATGTGTGGGAATGTTGGAATGCGCGTACTGCGACGTTTTTGATTCTCGGCGACATCTGTACGAGGAGATGCCACTACTGCTCGGTCGCCACCGGCCGGCCGCACGCGGTGGATCATGAGGAGCCGCTGCGCGTCGCCGAAGCCATTCAGGCGCTCAGGTTGCGCCATGCCGTGATTACGTCGGTGAATCGCGACGAACTTGAAGACGGCGGGGCGTCAGTCTTTGCGGACACCATCCGGCAGATCCGTCGCCTGATCCCCAGCTGTACGATTGAAGTGCTGATTCCGGATTTTGAGGGCAACGAAGCGGCGCTCGCGGCAGTTGCGGCCGAGCGCCCGGATATCCTGAACCACAATATCGAAACAGTGAAACGGCTATTCCCTTCGATCCGCCCGCAGGGGAAGTATCAGCGGTCGATTGAATTGCTGCGCCGGGCGAAGCAGATGGGGATGACGACGAAGTCCGGCCTGATCGTCGGCATGGGCGAATCGACGGAGGAAACACGCGAAGTCATGCGGGATTTGCGGTTGGTCGATTGCGATATCATGACCATCGGACAATATCTCCAGCCGACGAAGGAGCATCTTCCCGTCGCGCGCTTCTACCACCCCGACGAATTTGCTGCCCTAAAAACCGAAGGCCTCGCGCTCGGCTTCCGTCACGTCGAATCAGGTCCGCTGGTCCGCAGTTCCTACCACGCCGAACAGCAGGTGTCAGGATGTTGA
- a CDS encoding dihydrolipoamide acetyltransferase, protein MASRVVMPKLTDTMEEGVLLAWKKREGDPVHAGEVIAEIETDKAVMDLEAFAPGVLRKILVRDGETVQSGTLIAVIAAADEDIASALSDGVTAAPSIGNGAKNGAAPGAAPAPLAAARPEGARPFASPRAKALAAERGIELSTLTGTGPGGRIVEDDVAAALSTGAQALPAGTDQPLNQMRKAIARATVQSKAPVPHFYLTIEIDMEQAERVRDQFKQSRQPHPSITDVLIKAAALALTRHPEVNVSFAGDAIRRYTQIDIGVAVGMEDGLITPVVRNCGAKTLTEISAETKPLIERARQKRLSPQEYTGATFAVSNLGMFDVDNFIALLMPPQAASIAVGAIRDVPVVSKGKVTAGRRMKVTLSCDHRALDGLMGAQFLKEFKRVLEHPQELLAPVGAS, encoded by the coding sequence ATGGCTAGTCGCGTGGTCATGCCAAAATTGACGGATACGATGGAAGAGGGTGTGTTGCTGGCCTGGAAGAAGCGCGAAGGTGATCCGGTGCATGCGGGCGAAGTGATCGCTGAAATCGAAACCGACAAGGCGGTGATGGACCTGGAAGCTTTTGCCCCGGGCGTGCTGCGCAAGATTCTCGTGCGAGATGGTGAAACCGTACAGTCCGGTACGTTGATCGCGGTCATCGCCGCGGCCGATGAAGACATTGCGTCGGCCTTGTCTGACGGCGTGACGGCTGCGCCTTCGATCGGCAATGGCGCCAAAAATGGTGCCGCGCCGGGAGCGGCCCCTGCTCCACTTGCAGCGGCGCGCCCGGAGGGCGCTCGTCCATTCGCCTCTCCGCGAGCCAAAGCCCTGGCGGCTGAACGGGGCATTGAGCTGTCTACTCTCACCGGCACCGGTCCGGGCGGGCGTATTGTCGAAGACGACGTGGCCGCCGCCCTGTCTACCGGCGCGCAAGCATTGCCCGCCGGCACCGATCAGCCGTTGAACCAGATGCGAAAGGCCATCGCCAGAGCGACGGTGCAGAGCAAGGCGCCGGTCCCGCATTTTTATCTGACCATCGAAATCGACATGGAGCAGGCGGAGCGGGTACGCGATCAATTCAAGCAGAGCCGCCAGCCCCATCCCTCCATCACCGATGTGCTGATTAAGGCTGCGGCCTTGGCGCTCACACGGCATCCGGAGGTCAACGTGTCGTTTGCAGGGGACGCCATTCGAAGGTATACGCAGATCGATATCGGCGTGGCGGTCGGCATGGAAGACGGCTTGATCACGCCGGTCGTTCGAAATTGCGGCGCGAAGACCCTCACGGAAATCTCTGCGGAGACAAAGCCGCTGATTGAGCGGGCGCGGCAGAAACGATTGTCACCCCAGGAATATACGGGGGCGACGTTTGCCGTCTCCAACCTGGGTATGTTCGACGTCGACAACTTCATTGCGCTGCTCATGCCGCCCCAAGCGGCGTCGATTGCGGTGGGTGCGATTCGGGATGTGCCGGTCGTGTCGAAAGGCAAGGTGACGGCCGGGCGGCGGATGAAGGTCACGTTGTCATGTGACCATCGGGCGCTCGATGGCTTGATGGGCGCCCAGTTTCTCAAAGAGTTCAAGCGCGTCCTGGAGCATCCGCAGGAATTACTCGCTCCGGTGGGGGCATCATGA
- a CDS encoding pyruvate dehydrogenase complex E1 component subunit beta, whose product MLMSYREALNQAMREEMRRDPRIFLIGEEVGYYQGAFKVTKGFVEEFGPQRVVDTPITEAGFTGLAIGAAMAGLHPIVELMTMNFGIVALDQIVNNAAKIRYMSGGQLSVPLVIRGPGSAAHQLGAQHSQSLEAWFCHVPGLKVVAPSTPHDAKGLLKSAIRDQNPVIFIEAQLLYGTKGEVDEGEYTIPLGQADVKREGTDVTIVAYSKMLLVALEAAEQLSREGLDVEVIDPRTLKPLDLDTIVTSVKKTGHLVIVEEGWRFCGLGAQIADSIYSAAFDYLDGPIVRVTGEEVPMPYSRPLEDAAIPDVPRVVAAVKSVCGAA is encoded by the coding sequence ATGTTGATGTCCTACCGGGAAGCCCTCAACCAGGCCATGCGGGAAGAAATGCGTCGAGACCCGCGCATCTTTTTGATCGGTGAAGAGGTGGGCTATTACCAGGGCGCCTTCAAAGTCACCAAAGGATTTGTCGAGGAATTCGGTCCGCAGCGTGTGGTCGATACGCCCATTACGGAGGCCGGATTTACCGGGCTGGCCATCGGAGCGGCTATGGCCGGATTGCACCCGATCGTTGAACTGATGACCATGAACTTCGGCATCGTCGCGCTCGATCAGATCGTCAACAACGCGGCCAAGATCCGGTATATGTCAGGCGGCCAGCTTTCGGTGCCGCTGGTGATTCGCGGGCCCGGCAGCGCGGCGCATCAGCTGGGGGCGCAGCACTCACAAAGTTTGGAGGCCTGGTTCTGTCATGTCCCCGGCTTGAAAGTCGTCGCGCCGTCCACGCCTCATGACGCAAAGGGATTGTTAAAGAGCGCGATTCGGGATCAGAACCCGGTGATCTTCATCGAGGCGCAACTGCTCTATGGCACAAAGGGTGAGGTTGACGAAGGCGAGTATACGATTCCGCTTGGCCAGGCTGACGTGAAGCGGGAAGGGACCGACGTGACGATCGTGGCCTATTCCAAAATGCTCCTCGTCGCGCTGGAAGCCGCCGAACAGCTGAGCCGTGAAGGCCTTGACGTCGAGGTGATCGACCCGCGCACGCTCAAACCCTTGGACCTCGATACGATCGTCACCTCGGTTAAAAAGACGGGGCATCTGGTGATCGTCGAAGAAGGCTGGCGATTTTGCGGGCTGGGCGCGCAGATTGCCGACAGCATCTACTCGGCGGCATTCGATTATTTGGACGGTCCCATCGTTCGCGTGACCGGCGAAGAGGTGCCCATGCCCTACAGCCGTCCGCTGGAAGACGCGGCCATCCCGGATGTGCCGCGTGTGGTCGCGGCCGTCAAATCAGTCTGTGGTGCCGCGTGA
- the pdhA gene encoding pyruvate dehydrogenase (acetyl-transferring) E1 component subunit alpha, whose amino-acid sequence MADMDKADLLSLYRRMLLIRRFEEKSAEMYALAKIAGFLHLYIGEEAIAVGAIAALRPDDYVISAYRDHGHCLARGSDPGKVMAELFGKATGLCQGKGGSMHLVDLQNRFMGGYAIVGGHIPLATGLAFASKYQKQDLVTVCFFGEGAVPSGQAHEAFNLAALWKLPVIFICENNRYGMGTPVHRAVALYENVAEAARSYGITAERVDGMDVLAVRALMRRVVDQVRAGQGPCFIEAMTYRFMGHSMADPSHGHYRSKDEVEEHRKRDPLTLLKEAMPSQAQCSESDVKQLEREVGDAVAAAVKFADESPFPDPASLHADILAED is encoded by the coding sequence ATGGCGGACATGGACAAGGCCGATCTGCTTTCCCTCTATCGCCGGATGTTGCTGATCCGCCGGTTTGAAGAAAAATCGGCGGAGATGTATGCGCTCGCCAAGATCGCCGGATTTCTCCATCTCTATATCGGGGAAGAAGCCATTGCGGTCGGCGCGATTGCCGCGCTGCGTCCGGATGATTATGTGATCAGCGCCTATCGCGACCATGGACACTGTCTGGCTCGCGGGTCGGATCCCGGCAAGGTGATGGCCGAGCTCTTCGGCAAGGCGACCGGGCTCTGTCAGGGCAAGGGCGGCTCCATGCATCTGGTGGATCTCCAGAATCGCTTCATGGGCGGCTACGCCATCGTCGGCGGGCATATCCCCCTGGCGACAGGATTGGCCTTCGCGTCGAAATATCAAAAGCAGGATCTGGTCACCGTCTGTTTTTTCGGCGAAGGCGCCGTGCCGAGCGGCCAGGCGCATGAAGCCTTCAATCTGGCGGCTCTGTGGAAACTGCCGGTGATTTTTATCTGTGAGAATAATCGATACGGCATGGGTACGCCTGTGCATCGGGCCGTGGCCTTGTATGAGAACGTGGCGGAGGCCGCGCGCTCCTATGGCATTACGGCGGAGCGGGTGGATGGTATGGATGTGTTAGCCGTGCGGGCCTTGATGCGACGGGTGGTGGATCAGGTTCGCGCAGGACAGGGGCCTTGTTTCATCGAAGCGATGACGTATCGCTTCATGGGCCACTCGATGGCCGATCCCTCCCATGGCCACTACCGGAGCAAAGACGAAGTGGAGGAACATCGCAAGCGCGATCCGCTGACGCTGCTGAAGGAGGCGATGCCGAGCCAGGCTCAGTGCAGCGAATCCGACGTGAAGCAACTCGAGCGGGAGGTCGGTGATGCCGTGGCGGCGGCGGTCAAGTTCGCCGACGAGAGCCCGTTTCCCGATCCTGCAAGCCTGCATGCCGATATACTGGCGGAAGATTAG
- the maf gene encoding septum formation protein Maf translates to MRLILASTSPRRHELLTLLGLPFDVAAPPFVEQVVPNRSAEQQAVEFAAGKAKSCIEQCPDALILGSDTLISLGSEVLGKPANLADAESMLRRMAAQTHKIFTAVALVGPWPEPSEVQIAIVSVSMKPLNEEALSAYLLTGDSLGKAGAYSIQGGGAELIERIEGDYTAAVGLPLRLVAEMLQQRGMPCPVDIEQLYARTPYPNWNRFSS, encoded by the coding sequence ATGCGATTGATTCTCGCTTCCACCTCGCCGAGACGGCATGAATTATTGACCCTCCTGGGGCTGCCCTTCGACGTCGCGGCCCCGCCGTTTGTCGAACAGGTGGTGCCAAATAGGTCAGCCGAGCAGCAGGCAGTCGAATTTGCGGCAGGTAAGGCCAAATCCTGCATCGAGCAGTGCCCCGATGCGCTTATCCTCGGCAGCGACACCCTGATCAGCCTTGGCTCGGAGGTGCTGGGAAAGCCGGCCAATCTGGCCGATGCTGAATCCATGCTCAGGCGTATGGCCGCACAGACGCACAAAATCTTTACTGCCGTTGCGCTGGTGGGGCCCTGGCCTGAGCCCTCCGAGGTGCAGATCGCCATCGTGTCAGTCTCGATGAAACCCTTGAATGAAGAGGCCTTGTCCGCCTACCTGCTGACGGGGGACAGTCTGGGGAAGGCCGGCGCCTATTCTATTCAGGGTGGTGGTGCCGAGCTGATTGAGCGGATCGAGGGCGATTACACCGCGGCCGTGGGGTTGCCGCTGCGGCTTGTCGCTGAGATGTTGCAGCAGCGCGGCATGCCCTGTCCGGTCGACATCGAGCAGCTGTACGCCCGCACACCCTATCCCAACTGGAACCGCTTCAGTTCCTAG